In a single window of the Luteibaculum oceani genome:
- the dapA gene encoding 4-hydroxy-tetrahydrodipicolinate synthase, with translation MDGSIFKGLGVAMVTPFKADGSVDFEGLKNLTSHLVDAHTEYLVVMGTTGESATLTKEEKLEVLETVKSVAKGKSKIVWGCGGNNTAVVAKEIAGVEKLGVDGILSVSPAYNKPTQEGIYMHYATLAKATSLPIILYNVPGRTASNMLAETTLKLAIDFSNIVAIKEASGNLEQIGDIIKAKPDHFEVISGDDGLSLPILAMGGIGVISVVGNAFPTEFREMIHATINSDLELARERHYQLHNMMQLLFKEGNPGGIKEALRLKGICENYVRLPLVPVSKSLSDKIRENILSEAL, from the coding sequence ATGGACGGAAGTATTTTTAAAGGCCTTGGGGTTGCAATGGTTACCCCTTTTAAAGCGGATGGAAGTGTAGATTTTGAAGGGCTTAAAAATTTAACTTCACACCTGGTAGATGCACATACCGAATACCTTGTGGTAATGGGTACTACCGGTGAATCTGCAACACTCACCAAAGAAGAAAAACTCGAAGTACTCGAGACGGTAAAATCGGTAGCTAAAGGCAAATCGAAGATTGTTTGGGGTTGTGGAGGTAATAATACCGCCGTGGTGGCAAAAGAAATTGCTGGGGTTGAAAAATTAGGAGTAGACGGAATTTTATCTGTTTCTCCAGCCTACAATAAACCTACGCAGGAGGGTATTTACATGCATTACGCAACCCTTGCGAAAGCTACCAGCTTACCTATTATCCTTTATAATGTACCAGGAAGAACGGCGAGCAACATGTTGGCCGAAACTACTTTAAAACTTGCTATTGACTTTAGTAACATTGTGGCAATTAAGGAAGCTAGCGGTAACCTGGAGCAAATAGGGGATATCATAAAAGCAAAACCCGACCATTTTGAAGTGATTTCTGGAGATGATGGGTTAAGCCTGCCTATTCTTGCAATGGGAGGAATTGGAGTTATTTCTGTAGTAGGAAATGCTTTTCCTACAGAGTTCAGAGAAATGATTCATGCTACAATAAATTCTGATCTTGAATTAGCTAGAGAGCGTCACTACCAATTACACAATATGATGCAGCTTTTATTTAAGGAAGGAAATCCAGGTGGAATAAAAGAAGCATTAAGGCTTAAAGGAATTTGCGAAAACTACGTAAGACTTCCTTTGGTGCCGGTATCTAAATCACTATCTGATAAGATTAGAGAAAATATTTTAAGTGAAGCGCTTTAG
- a CDS encoding DUF6913 domain-containing protein produces MIKWFKRKVGFYRMAKTLQNENREVEAININQARKLGLLFDATHAEQLEQARQLKNEFKSKYPNLEFIALGWYQKEIPKTVEKEAGFSFFNKSDYSFFYKPKESSKSIKNFLTNKYDIVLDLTMDFNFPIKRIIVETDAKLRVGVFSKYNEPFFDLFINTRKNVKEFAQQAIYYLGVLNK; encoded by the coding sequence GTGATTAAATGGTTTAAAAGAAAAGTTGGGTTTTACCGTATGGCTAAAACCCTTCAGAATGAAAATAGAGAGGTTGAAGCAATAAATATTAACCAAGCACGAAAGCTTGGTTTATTGTTCGATGCAACCCATGCTGAACAGCTTGAGCAGGCCCGTCAGTTAAAAAATGAGTTTAAATCCAAGTATCCAAATTTGGAGTTTATCGCCCTCGGATGGTATCAAAAGGAAATTCCGAAAACCGTTGAAAAAGAAGCTGGCTTTTCATTTTTCAATAAATCGGATTACAGTTTTTTCTATAAACCGAAAGAGTCAAGTAAATCCATTAAGAATTTTCTAACGAATAAATACGATATCGTCCTCGATCTTACGATGGATTTTAATTTTCCAATCAAACGGATTATTGTCGAGACCGACGCGAAATTGCGAGTTGGGGTTTTCTCCAAATACAACGAACCCTTTTTCGACTTATTTATAAACACAAGAAAAAACGTAAAAGAATTCGCTCAGCAAGCAATCTATTACCTGGGCGTGCTTAATAAATAA
- the ligA gene encoding NAD-dependent DNA ligase LigA: MEEVERLKELTKSLHWHNYLYYVKNKPEISDYDFDILLKELESLEAKYPQYASKNSPTKRVGGDITRKFEVVNHNYPMLSLANTYSKDELEAFIERCEKGLGKSPEYICELKYDGVAISLRYKNGELEKAITRGDGTKGEDITNNVKTVRAIPLSISGDYPDEFEVRGEIFMPLDAFQRLNESRLEAGEDTFANPRNTCAGTLKMQDSKIVAERELDSYVYGFLSDKQGFIATQFEAYEKLNNWGFKVPQKHDNKVLVTDKPQEIFDFINYWDKNRGQLPFEIDGIVIKVNRFSDQEELGYTSKTPKWAVAFKYKAEEISTELLDVIYQVGRTGAITPVAILDPVSLSGTTVKRASLHNADQIEKLDLHKGDYVFVEKGGEIIPKVTKVDIEKRKGRNLEKINFISQCPACNAELKRVEGEAQHFCDNSLNCSPQVAGKLIHFISRKAMDVEGIGAESIEQFIHAGLIKLPSDLYTLEFSDLIKLERWGEKSVENALEGIEKSKEIPFQRVVFALGIRFVGETVAKRLVKHFGDIDNLISASRETLEAVPDIGPRIAESLRNYFDNPLHIEEINRLRSFGLKFQVEESEKKLENAVFEGLNMVVSGTFTSFDRNELKALIERHGGVIKSGVTSKVNVLVAGENMGPSKRQKAEGLGVEIWTEQQFLERLDRRD, translated from the coding sequence ATGGAAGAAGTTGAGAGATTAAAGGAGTTAACGAAAAGTCTCCATTGGCACAACTACCTTTACTATGTAAAGAATAAGCCGGAAATAAGTGATTATGACTTCGATATTTTATTGAAAGAGTTAGAATCATTAGAGGCGAAATACCCTCAATACGCATCTAAAAATTCTCCAACAAAAAGGGTGGGAGGAGACATTACCAGGAAATTTGAGGTGGTTAACCACAACTACCCAATGTTATCACTGGCTAACACTTATTCCAAAGATGAATTGGAGGCCTTTATTGAGCGCTGCGAGAAGGGATTAGGAAAATCTCCAGAATATATATGTGAGTTAAAATACGATGGGGTAGCCATTTCATTGAGATATAAGAATGGCGAGTTAGAAAAAGCAATTACCCGTGGCGACGGGACAAAAGGTGAAGATATTACCAACAACGTCAAAACGGTTAGAGCTATACCTCTGAGCATCTCAGGTGATTATCCAGATGAATTTGAAGTGCGAGGCGAAATCTTCATGCCACTAGATGCCTTTCAGCGATTAAATGAAAGCAGATTGGAGGCAGGAGAGGACACCTTTGCAAATCCAAGGAATACCTGTGCAGGAACTCTTAAAATGCAGGATTCCAAGATAGTTGCGGAACGTGAGTTGGATAGTTATGTGTATGGATTTCTAAGCGACAAGCAGGGGTTTATTGCCACACAGTTCGAAGCATATGAAAAGCTGAACAATTGGGGCTTTAAAGTCCCACAAAAGCATGACAATAAAGTTCTCGTAACCGATAAACCCCAGGAGATATTCGATTTTATTAATTATTGGGATAAAAATCGTGGGCAACTCCCGTTTGAAATTGACGGGATCGTAATTAAAGTAAATCGTTTTTCGGATCAAGAAGAATTGGGTTACACCAGCAAAACCCCAAAATGGGCTGTGGCATTCAAGTATAAGGCGGAAGAAATTTCTACCGAATTGTTGGATGTCATCTACCAGGTTGGAAGAACTGGGGCTATTACGCCGGTGGCTATTTTAGATCCAGTTTCTTTGTCGGGCACTACGGTAAAAAGAGCTTCGCTGCATAATGCCGACCAGATAGAAAAACTAGACCTTCACAAAGGCGATTATGTATTCGTTGAAAAAGGCGGGGAGATAATTCCTAAAGTCACCAAAGTTGATATAGAAAAACGAAAGGGGAGAAACCTAGAAAAAATCAACTTCATTTCACAATGTCCAGCCTGCAATGCTGAATTAAAAAGGGTAGAAGGAGAGGCTCAACATTTTTGCGATAACAGCCTTAATTGTTCTCCTCAAGTGGCTGGAAAGCTCATTCATTTTATTTCCAGAAAAGCAATGGACGTTGAAGGAATCGGCGCTGAATCAATTGAGCAGTTTATTCATGCCGGGTTGATAAAACTCCCTAGTGATTTGTATACGCTAGAATTCAGCGATTTAATAAAATTAGAGCGTTGGGGTGAAAAATCGGTTGAAAATGCGCTAGAAGGCATTGAGAAATCCAAAGAAATTCCATTCCAAAGAGTTGTTTTTGCTTTGGGAATAAGGTTTGTGGGAGAGACGGTTGCCAAGCGATTAGTGAAACATTTTGGAGATATAGATAACTTAATTTCAGCTTCTCGAGAAACCCTTGAAGCCGTGCCAGACATAGGCCCTAGAATTGCTGAAAGCCTCCGAAATTACTTTGATAATCCCCTGCATATTGAAGAAATCAATCGTTTGCGTAGCTTTGGCCTGAAATTTCAGGTTGAAGAGAGCGAAAAGAAATTGGAAAACGCCGTTTTCGAAGGATTAAATATGGTGGTTTCCGGAACCTTTACCTCATTCGATAGAAATGAATTAAAAGCGCTAATTGAAAGGCACGGTGGCGTAATTAAAAGCGGTGTCACTTCTAAGGTGAATGTTTTGGTTGCTGGTGAAAATATGGGGCCATCGAAAAGACAAAAAGCCGAAGGATTGGGAGTTGAAATTTGGACTGAACAGCAGTTTCTAGAAAGATTGGATAGGCGTGATTAA
- the prmC gene encoding peptide chain release factor N(5)-glutamine methyltransferase, translated as MRASACRENNLICHQKISFISPKNLADYKYLFQRELDELYPKSEILSLYKIAVAEIMDIPFNRVAIEQHREPNSYQHKKIEGVLLQLKQQKPIQYILDKAYFLDLPLLLNEKVLIPRPETEELVLKVIESLGYDFSGSIIDVGTGSGCIALALKKFMPGAKITGVDKSAEAIEVAKKNGIENNIDVQFLSLPVEEVDLNAFDIIVSNPPYIGWDEQNEMGDNVLKYEPGMALFSDDPNYFYKYIAKQINPLKKGKCLFYELNPKYAEEVKEFVSTCGFKDVEIELDLSGKKRMLIAGN; from the coding sequence ATTCGTGCATCGGCATGCCGCGAAAATAACTTAATTTGCCACCAAAAAATAAGCTTTATCTCGCCAAAAAACCTAGCCGACTATAAGTATCTATTTCAACGGGAATTAGATGAGCTATATCCTAAAAGTGAAATTCTTTCGCTCTACAAAATCGCTGTAGCTGAGATTATGGATATCCCTTTTAATCGGGTTGCAATCGAACAACATAGGGAGCCCAATTCATATCAACACAAAAAAATAGAAGGGGTTTTATTACAGTTAAAGCAACAGAAACCTATTCAATACATATTAGATAAGGCGTATTTTTTGGATTTACCCTTGTTGTTAAATGAAAAGGTGCTGATTCCCCGACCCGAAACAGAGGAGTTAGTTTTAAAAGTGATAGAATCATTGGGATATGATTTTTCTGGTAGCATAATAGATGTGGGTACAGGGTCGGGTTGTATTGCACTTGCGCTCAAGAAATTTATGCCTGGTGCAAAAATTACTGGCGTGGATAAAAGTGCCGAGGCGATAGAAGTAGCCAAGAAAAATGGGATTGAAAACAATATTGATGTTCAGTTCTTATCCCTTCCCGTTGAGGAAGTCGATTTGAATGCTTTTGATATTATAGTTTCTAACCCGCCCTACATAGGTTGGGATGAGCAAAATGAAATGGGGGACAATGTGTTAAAATACGAGCCCGGGATGGCGCTATTTTCTGATGATCCTAACTACTTTTATAAATACATAGCCAAGCAAATAAACCCCTTGAAAAAAGGTAAATGCCTTTTTTATGAGTTGAACCCTAAATACGCAGAAGAGGTTAAGGAGTTTGTAAGCACGTGCGGATTTAAGGATGTTGAAATCGAGTTGGATTTATCAGGTAAGAAAAGGATGTTAATCGCAGGGAATTAA
- the ribD gene encoding bifunctional diaminohydroxyphosphoribosylaminopyrimidine deaminase/5-amino-6-(5-phosphoribosylamino)uracil reductase RibD: MPMHEFFIRRCLKIAENGLGNVAPNPMVGSVIVHENKIIGEGYHRVFGGPHAEVNAINSVKDKSLLNNSTLYVNLEPCFHHGKTPPCADLILKHGIKQVVISNLDPNPQVAGKGVEKLRQNGVEVITGVLSKEGNWLNRRFFTFHKNKRPYLILKWAESKNGVFCSENSKEQIWITQPETQITNHKWRTEEQAIAVGVNTFNTDKPSLNPRAWSGKSPRKVLFVGNSTFPNKEHLDEWQKDDCVIFAHQLIANKIPGAISYQDNLLSSFQNWCYANQIQSVIIEGGLQILNAFIQQNTWDEARILIGSGRLAGKKAPLLSGTSHREQHLANGDMLKILLNNS, encoded by the coding sequence ATGCCGATGCACGAATTCTTCATAAGACGTTGTTTAAAAATTGCAGAAAACGGATTGGGAAATGTCGCCCCAAACCCAATGGTTGGATCTGTAATTGTTCACGAAAACAAGATTATTGGAGAAGGATATCACCGTGTGTTTGGGGGACCGCACGCAGAAGTAAACGCCATTAATTCAGTTAAGGATAAAAGCCTTCTCAATAATTCCACACTGTACGTAAACTTAGAGCCTTGCTTTCATCATGGGAAAACCCCTCCCTGCGCTGACTTAATTCTAAAACACGGCATAAAGCAGGTTGTAATTTCCAATTTAGATCCCAATCCGCAAGTGGCTGGAAAAGGAGTAGAAAAATTAAGACAAAACGGAGTTGAAGTTATTACAGGTGTGCTTTCAAAGGAAGGAAACTGGTTGAATCGACGCTTTTTTACCTTCCACAAAAACAAACGCCCCTATTTAATATTAAAGTGGGCAGAATCTAAGAATGGAGTTTTTTGCTCTGAAAATAGCAAGGAGCAAATATGGATTACCCAGCCAGAAACCCAAATTACCAACCATAAATGGCGTACGGAGGAGCAAGCAATAGCTGTAGGGGTAAATACCTTTAATACCGACAAGCCTTCCTTAAACCCTAGAGCATGGTCTGGAAAATCTCCAAGAAAAGTTCTGTTTGTTGGTAATTCTACTTTTCCCAACAAGGAGCATTTGGATGAATGGCAGAAAGATGACTGCGTAATTTTTGCGCACCAATTAATAGCAAATAAAATTCCAGGGGCCATTTCTTATCAGGATAATTTGCTTAGTAGTTTTCAAAATTGGTGTTATGCAAACCAAATACAAAGTGTGATTATCGAAGGTGGATTGCAGATTTTAAATGCTTTTATCCAACAAAACACCTGGGATGAAGCCCGGATTCTAATTGGAAGTGGGCGCCTTGCAGGTAAAAAAGCTCCTTTATTAAGTGGAACTAGCCACCGAGAACAGCACCTTGCCAACGGGGACATGTTAAAGATACTCCTAAACAATTCATGA
- a CDS encoding EamA family transporter: protein MIYLALSILFSSLIYVVFSLVGKRNTPLFPVLIVNYLVAGFVALSRGLQSSNNPSFEWWPVALFLGGLFISIFMVMAKTTQKFGLATASVASKMSLVIPVLVAILIFNDSVYPMKVIGITLGIISVLLLTYRKKNRIEKNKGADWKLPIILFLGSGVIDTALKYTEEKYFSGNPSDFFVASLFFLAGAFGLIVHAIQTKGQVKINRQTLRFGVVLGVVNYGSIYYLLKSLSSPGVEASVIFPVNNVGIVGLSTLLGLIFFRERISYVKMLGLVFAVLAVLILNLV from the coding sequence ATGATATACTTAGCGCTCAGCATACTATTTTCCTCGCTTATCTATGTTGTTTTTAGCCTGGTGGGAAAGCGAAACACTCCTTTGTTTCCCGTTTTAATTGTCAACTATTTGGTGGCTGGATTTGTTGCCCTGTCCCGTGGTCTTCAATCTTCTAATAACCCAAGTTTTGAATGGTGGCCCGTAGCATTATTTCTTGGAGGGCTTTTCATTTCCATATTTATGGTGATGGCAAAAACTACTCAAAAGTTTGGCTTAGCTACGGCTTCGGTCGCTAGTAAAATGTCACTTGTAATACCGGTTTTGGTCGCCATACTCATATTTAACGATAGCGTGTATCCCATGAAGGTAATTGGAATCACTCTAGGTATTATAAGTGTCCTCCTGCTCACCTACCGGAAGAAAAACAGAATAGAAAAAAATAAAGGTGCGGATTGGAAGTTGCCCATCATTCTCTTTTTAGGGAGTGGAGTTATCGATACCGCATTAAAATATACTGAGGAAAAATACTTTTCAGGAAACCCAAGTGATTTCTTTGTAGCAAGTCTGTTTTTTTTGGCTGGAGCCTTTGGTCTGATCGTTCATGCCATCCAAACCAAGGGGCAGGTAAAAATAAACCGACAAACCCTTCGGTTTGGAGTTGTTTTAGGCGTAGTTAACTACGGTTCTATATACTATCTGTTAAAGTCTTTATCCAGTCCAGGAGTTGAGGCGAGTGTAATCTTCCCAGTTAATAATGTTGGAATAGTGGGGCTATCCACCCTTTTGGGGCTAATTTTCTTTAGGGAAAGGATCAGCTACGTAAAAATGTTGGGGCTTGTTTTTGCCGTATTAGCCGTATTAATACTTAATCTGGTTTAA
- a CDS encoding IMPACT family protein, with translation MEFGKYHTIKSAHEILFKEKGSKFYGLVFPMESEEELKQHIEEQRKKYPSAGHHCYGYRINPLEIYERANDDGEPSGTAGNPILGQLQSKEVINSGIIVTRIFGGTKLGTGGLISAYRTSAQIALETADIIVSELTESRTILSPFDESFKVYQLKENLGLDKLIEQHTEKGVVLELQVPLSKRKIFDEWLERFDNSRLREI, from the coding sequence ATGGAATTCGGAAAGTATCACACAATTAAAAGTGCTCATGAAATTCTTTTCAAGGAAAAGGGAAGTAAATTCTATGGATTGGTATTTCCAATGGAGTCGGAAGAGGAATTAAAGCAGCATATTGAAGAGCAAAGGAAAAAATACCCAAGTGCAGGTCATCATTGCTACGGGTACAGAATTAACCCATTAGAAATTTACGAGCGCGCGAATGACGACGGGGAGCCAAGCGGAACAGCGGGAAATCCCATTTTGGGTCAGTTACAATCAAAAGAAGTTATCAACAGCGGAATTATCGTCACTCGCATATTTGGAGGAACCAAGTTAGGAACCGGAGGATTGATCTCAGCTTATCGAACTTCTGCACAAATTGCTCTTGAAACTGCTGATATCATTGTTTCAGAGCTGACTGAGAGTCGAACTATACTTTCACCATTCGATGAGTCGTTTAAAGTTTATCAGCTTAAAGAAAATTTAGGTCTAGATAAACTAATCGAGCAACACACGGAAAAAGGAGTGGTTTTGGAATTACAAGTTCCTCTATCGAAAAGGAAAATTTTCGATGAATGGCTAGAACGCTTCGACAACAGTAGGTTAAGAGAAATATGA
- the dnaA gene encoding chromosomal replication initiator protein DnaA, with the protein MIATKSTHEEVWDNCLQIIQDNISGHSFKTWFAPIKPLKLAGNVLTIQVPSNFFYEWLEEHYIDLIKKVIKKELGKDGRLEYSIIMDKNSEDKPYTVNIPTNNQKAVKNPDMSMPVDMGSATIKNPFVIPGLRKINVESNLNPNYSFDSFVEGDCNRLARSAGFAVANKPGGTAFNPLLVYGGSGLGKTHLVNAIGLEIKNQNPELTVLYVTSDRFASQFVDAVKSNTINDFSHFYQMIDVLIMDDVQFFAGKEKTQDVFFHIFNHLHQTGKQVIMTSDKPPVEMQGMEQRLLSRFKWGLSADLQAPGLDTRISILKKKMYADGIELPSEVVEYLAYSITTNVRELEGALISLIAQSSLNKKAITLDLAKQMIDKFVKNTAREVSIDYIQKVVCDYFDMPIELLKSKTRKREVVQARQIAMFFSKKMTKSSLATIGMHCGGKDHATVLHACRTVNNLSETDKQFRKYLEDLDKKLTLA; encoded by the coding sequence ATGATCGCCACCAAAAGCACACACGAAGAAGTATGGGATAACTGTCTACAGATTATCCAGGACAACATTTCAGGACATAGTTTTAAAACCTGGTTTGCCCCTATAAAACCCTTAAAATTGGCGGGTAATGTCCTTACTATACAGGTGCCGTCTAATTTTTTCTACGAATGGCTAGAAGAGCATTATATTGATTTAATTAAGAAGGTCATTAAAAAGGAGCTTGGGAAAGACGGGCGACTAGAATATTCAATTATTATGGATAAGAATTCGGAGGACAAACCCTACACAGTTAATATACCTACCAATAACCAAAAGGCGGTAAAGAATCCGGATATGTCGATGCCCGTAGATATGGGGTCGGCTACCATTAAAAATCCTTTTGTAATCCCAGGACTACGTAAAATCAACGTGGAGTCTAATCTTAACCCAAACTACTCTTTCGACAGTTTTGTAGAAGGCGACTGTAACCGTTTGGCAAGATCGGCTGGATTTGCTGTGGCAAACAAGCCAGGTGGAACTGCATTTAACCCTCTTTTAGTTTATGGTGGATCTGGATTGGGTAAAACGCACTTGGTTAACGCTATTGGTCTTGAAATTAAAAATCAGAACCCAGAACTTACTGTCTTATACGTAACTTCAGATCGTTTTGCCAGCCAATTCGTTGATGCAGTAAAAAGCAATACCATTAATGACTTTTCGCATTTCTATCAAATGATAGATGTGCTTATTATGGATGATGTCCAGTTTTTTGCTGGTAAGGAAAAAACTCAGGATGTATTTTTCCACATATTTAACCACCTTCACCAAACTGGTAAGCAGGTTATCATGACCTCAGACAAGCCACCAGTGGAAATGCAAGGCATGGAGCAAAGACTGCTTTCTCGTTTTAAATGGGGATTAAGTGCAGATCTTCAAGCACCGGGGCTAGATACTCGTATATCCATTCTTAAAAAGAAAATGTATGCCGACGGTATTGAGCTTCCATCTGAGGTTGTTGAATACCTTGCCTACAGCATTACTACTAATGTAAGAGAGCTTGAGGGGGCTCTAATTTCCCTAATCGCTCAGTCTTCGCTGAATAAAAAGGCAATTACCTTAGATCTTGCGAAGCAAATGATAGATAAGTTCGTGAAAAATACTGCTCGCGAAGTATCTATCGATTACATCCAAAAAGTGGTTTGCGATTATTTCGACATGCCCATAGAGCTGTTAAAAAGCAAAACCAGAAAAAGAGAGGTTGTACAGGCTAGACAAATTGCAATGTTCTTCTCTAAAAAAATGACCAAGAGCTCATTAGCTACTATTGGGATGCATTGTGGAGGAAAAGATCATGCAACCGTACTTCACGCCTGTAGAACGGTAAACAACTTATCTGAAACGGATAAGCAATTCAGAAAGTACCTCGAAGATCTTGACAAAAAGCTTACGCTAGCGTAA
- a CDS encoding low molecular weight protein-tyrosine-phosphatase, whose protein sequence is MTKVLFVCLGNICRSPLAEGILRSMAQQKGVDLEIDSCGTSNYHVGEQPDIRSIEVAKKHGIDISDLRGRQFTTSDFNKFDFIFVMDQSNYQNVVRLANSDEERNKVQLFLDYAPSYSNKEVPDPYYGGDEGFENVYRMLNEASENFLQSI, encoded by the coding sequence ATGACTAAAGTGCTGTTTGTTTGCCTTGGAAATATTTGTCGCTCTCCACTTGCTGAGGGGATATTGAGGTCCATGGCCCAGCAAAAAGGGGTAGACTTAGAAATAGATTCTTGCGGTACTAGCAACTATCATGTTGGCGAACAACCCGATATAAGATCTATCGAAGTAGCAAAAAAGCATGGTATAGACATTTCTGACCTACGGGGGAGACAGTTTACAACAAGCGATTTCAATAAATTCGACTTCATTTTTGTTATGGACCAATCCAACTACCAAAATGTAGTTCGATTGGCAAACTCTGATGAAGAAAGAAACAAGGTGCAACTGTTCTTGGATTACGCGCCAAGCTACTCTAACAAAGAAGTGCCCGATCCATATTATGGTGGTGACGAAGGTTTCGAAAATGTATATCGCATGCTAAATGAAGCAAGCGAGAACTTCTTACAAAGCATTTAA
- a CDS encoding SAM-dependent methyltransferase, with the protein MEQGTLYLVPCHLGEDARDNTINPEVRIVCNKLDGFLAENPKSCRAFLKSINLEKPLQSFDYYDLNKRTSDIERSEYISLLKSGKNLGIISEAGCPGIADPGADMVRIAQQNNIKVVPLVGPSSILLALIATGIGGQQFTFHGYLPVDEKELKGKLDQCIAAAQQGVTQIVMETPYRNLKLFKALCNNLPNNFQLGVASNLTQKTEWIKTQKVSAWSKQPEPSIHKVPTIFVFGV; encoded by the coding sequence ATGGAACAAGGAACCCTATACCTCGTACCTTGTCATTTAGGCGAAGACGCTAGGGACAACACCATAAATCCTGAGGTTAGGATTGTTTGCAACAAGCTAGATGGATTTTTAGCTGAAAACCCAAAATCTTGCAGAGCTTTCTTAAAATCTATTAATCTAGAAAAACCACTTCAGTCTTTTGACTATTACGATTTAAATAAGCGGACTTCTGATATTGAACGCAGCGAATATATTTCGCTTTTAAAATCTGGGAAGAATCTTGGGATAATTTCCGAAGCGGGTTGTCCTGGTATAGCAGACCCTGGAGCTGATATGGTTCGTATTGCCCAGCAAAACAATATTAAAGTGGTTCCCCTTGTAGGTCCCTCTTCTATCCTACTAGCTCTCATAGCTACAGGAATCGGCGGTCAGCAATTTACTTTTCATGGCTACTTGCCTGTAGACGAGAAGGAATTAAAAGGAAAGTTAGACCAGTGTATTGCTGCAGCCCAGCAGGGAGTTACCCAAATTGTAATGGAAACTCCTTACCGTAACCTAAAGCTTTTTAAAGCGCTGTGTAATAATTTACCTAATAACTTTCAGCTTGGTGTTGCATCTAACCTTACTCAGAAAACGGAATGGATTAAGACACAAAAGGTGTCAGCTTGGTCCAAACAGCCAGAACCCAGCATTCACAAAGTGCCAACCATTTTTGTTTTTGGAGTTTAA
- a CDS encoding FKBP-type peptidyl-prolyl cis-trans isomerase — MNFSKAIFFALATLMVVSCGNNNGTTQSTKKKYTKQEIEDYNRLMAKKEAKRISQYVEEKGWPAKETGTGLHYYIYEDSSGPKPVEGNKVKVNITICYLNGDTAYSHVRYGAETFEIDRTNKESGLNEGVQYMPLGAKAKLVIPSHLAHGVVGDQAKIPPRTPLVFDVELLEIF; from the coding sequence ATGAATTTTTCTAAAGCTATATTTTTTGCGCTAGCGACACTGATGGTTGTAAGCTGCGGCAACAATAATGGAACTACACAATCCACAAAAAAGAAATATACCAAGCAAGAAATTGAGGATTACAACCGATTAATGGCAAAAAAAGAGGCCAAAAGAATTTCTCAATATGTCGAAGAAAAAGGTTGGCCTGCAAAAGAAACTGGAACTGGATTACACTACTACATTTATGAGGATTCTAGTGGTCCAAAACCTGTTGAAGGCAATAAGGTAAAGGTAAATATTACTATATGTTACCTCAATGGAGATACCGCCTATAGCCATGTTCGTTATGGCGCCGAAACCTTCGAAATAGACAGGACTAATAAAGAGTCTGGATTAAATGAAGGAGTGCAATATATGCCGCTTGGAGCTAAGGCTAAACTTGTTATACCAAGTCATTTAGCACACGGGGTAGTGGGTGATCAGGCTAAAATTCCTCCCAGAACTCCTTTGGTATTCGATGTCGAACTTCTGGAAATTTTCTAG